From a single Streptomyces liliifuscus genomic region:
- a CDS encoding DUF5133 domain-containing protein has product MLLPAKAEVARHLELYRAWERMMLAAPADRAARGNFEDTGYTLCVLMGKRCAREAVHAAERYLSVGPGARRRNRARVGPADGRRSAKSGRSGRSDGLAASPVA; this is encoded by the coding sequence GCATCTGGAGCTGTACCGAGCCTGGGAACGCATGATGCTCGCGGCCCCCGCCGACCGTGCGGCGCGGGGCAATTTCGAGGACACGGGCTACACGCTGTGCGTGCTGATGGGCAAACGCTGCGCGCGGGAGGCCGTCCACGCCGCCGAGCGCTATCTGTCGGTCGGGCCGGGCGCCCGCCGCCGGAACCGGGCCCGAGTCGGCCCTGCCGACGGCCGGCGATCCGCCAAGTCCGGCAGGTCCGGCCGATCCGACGGTCTCGCGGCAAGCCCTGTGGCGTAA